The following coding sequences are from one Candidatus Neomarinimicrobiota bacterium window:
- the bamA gene encoding outer membrane protein assembly factor BamA codes for MKIIYKHLAYLIMITSLVMGQQAVSIKIASIDVVGTKTAAPEVIISSSGLSVGMEAQQEDFSDAVKQLWSLGLFSDVKLLTERDTPEGIMLVISVEEYPRLDKIVLEGNNKLKTDEIDEALNLHPGQALTPFIVYESQRIIQKLYYEEGYLLAEIEPSTFEGERENTRGVKFQITENKKVSVGGIVFTGNTQLSDRKLKKKMEKIKEERWWKFWAETQFSIDNLRSDQRAIESYMHSLGYRDAEILGDSLYYSEDLKKMYFRIDLYEGEKYTYGNVEVIGNTVFEDEDILAALGISRGDQYNSEKLMESIELGVRGPYMDKGYLYCQIDPKEMPIAADTIDLTLEITEMNPVHVRHIKIIGNDKTKENVIRRELRIFPGDLFSRSALMRSQREVMILNYFGNVIPDVIPYDEDQIDLVFEVEEKNTGTATASAGYSERDGFIGTVGLQFPNFRGNGQQLSFNFQRAYSYEALSISFVEPWLFDTPNLLGISLFDQDRSQNNSTSYFSYGSSYSTPYDVHTTGGSITFGRRFQWPDNYFRGRWTFRGAVDRYDLAKVYYQSIFDRVNPAHLEKTSGISLSQNITRDSRNAPEFPTNGSVLSLNSVYSGGLLGGNESFFKQKASLEWYTPIWKDKLAMRNYFEGGLLHPIELDSTHIIPYDEYFFMGGAGLIYGSALRGYSERSVGTLDGDAYFGGKASFKYTLEMRFLLSPSPMMYLIGFAEAGNVWDSFESSSLFDLKRSIGFGGRVIMPPLGMLGIDIGWGFDQDPVPDWKSPQYHFIFGQQF; via the coding sequence ATGAAAATAATTTATAAGCACCTCGCCTACCTGATTATGATCACATCCCTGGTGATGGGTCAACAAGCTGTCTCTATCAAGATCGCCAGTATTGATGTAGTTGGAACCAAAACCGCAGCTCCTGAAGTTATCATCTCTTCCTCCGGATTAAGTGTTGGAATGGAAGCCCAACAGGAAGATTTTTCTGATGCTGTAAAGCAACTGTGGAGTCTGGGGCTTTTTTCAGATGTTAAGCTCCTCACAGAGCGTGATACACCGGAAGGCATTATGCTGGTTATCAGCGTTGAAGAATATCCGAGACTCGATAAGATAGTTCTGGAGGGGAATAATAAGCTTAAGACTGATGAGATCGATGAAGCCCTCAATCTGCATCCTGGTCAAGCCCTAACACCTTTTATCGTTTACGAAAGCCAACGTATTATTCAAAAACTGTATTATGAAGAAGGCTACCTGTTGGCCGAGATCGAACCCAGTACTTTTGAAGGTGAGCGCGAAAATACACGAGGGGTTAAATTTCAGATAACTGAGAATAAAAAAGTGTCTGTTGGCGGTATTGTATTTACCGGAAATACCCAACTCTCAGATCGCAAACTCAAAAAGAAAATGGAAAAGATCAAAGAAGAACGTTGGTGGAAATTTTGGGCAGAAACCCAATTTTCCATTGATAATCTTCGCTCAGATCAACGTGCTATTGAGAGCTATATGCATTCTTTGGGTTACCGCGATGCTGAAATACTCGGTGATAGCCTTTACTATTCTGAAGATCTGAAAAAAATGTATTTCCGAATTGATTTGTATGAGGGTGAAAAGTATACATACGGGAATGTGGAAGTGATCGGCAATACCGTCTTTGAGGATGAGGATATTCTGGCTGCTTTGGGCATTTCACGGGGTGACCAATATAACTCAGAGAAACTCATGGAATCAATCGAACTGGGCGTTCGTGGTCCCTATATGGATAAGGGATACCTGTATTGTCAGATCGATCCAAAAGAAATGCCCATTGCTGCTGATACAATCGATCTAACCCTTGAGATCACAGAAATGAATCCGGTTCATGTTCGCCATATCAAGATCATCGGGAACGATAAGACCAAAGAAAATGTTATCCGCCGTGAGCTCAGGATATTTCCAGGGGACCTCTTTAGCCGTTCTGCTCTTATGCGCTCGCAACGTGAAGTCATGATCCTGAATTATTTTGGCAATGTGATCCCAGATGTGATCCCTTACGATGAAGATCAGATCGATCTGGTGTTTGAGGTTGAAGAAAAAAATACCGGTACTGCAACAGCCAGTGCCGGTTATAGTGAGCGAGATGGATTCATTGGGACGGTCGGTCTTCAATTTCCGAATTTTCGAGGTAATGGACAACAACTTTCCTTTAATTTCCAACGAGCCTACAGTTATGAAGCCTTATCGATCAGTTTTGTTGAACCCTGGTTGTTCGATACACCAAACTTGTTGGGAATCAGTTTGTTCGATCAGGATCGCAGCCAAAACAACAGCACATCCTACTTCAGCTATGGCTCGAGTTATTCGACACCCTATGATGTTCATACTACAGGTGGTTCCATTACTTTTGGACGTCGCTTTCAATGGCCCGACAACTATTTTCGTGGTCGGTGGACCTTTAGAGGAGCCGTCGACAGGTATGATCTTGCCAAGGTATATTATCAGAGCATCTTTGATCGGGTAAATCCGGCACATCTGGAAAAAACATCCGGAATCAGTTTATCGCAAAATATTACCCGCGACTCACGGAATGCTCCGGAATTCCCGACCAATGGTTCGGTGCTTTCACTGAACTCTGTATATAGCGGAGGTCTTTTGGGAGGGAATGAGAGTTTCTTCAAACAAAAAGCCAGTTTGGAGTGGTATACACCAATTTGGAAAGATAAGCTCGCCATGCGGAATTATTTTGAAGGGGGTCTGCTACATCCCATAGAATTGGATTCTACGCACATTATTCCCTATGATGAATACTTTTTCATGGGTGGTGCTGGTCTGATTTATGGCAGTGCCTTGCGTGGATATTCAGAACGTTCTGTTGGAACCCTGGATGGTGATGCTTATTTTGGTGGGAAGGCTTCTTTCAAGTATACTTTGGAGATGCGCTTTTTACTGTCCCCAAGTCCTATGATGTATTTGATCGGATTTGCTGAAGCAGGGAACGTTTGGGATAGTTTTGAATCCAGCAGCCTTTTTGATCTGAAACGGTCAATTGGCTTTGGTGGTCGTGTGATCATGCCACCACTCGGTATGCTGGGTATTGATATAGGATGGGGATTCGACCAGGATCCGGTGCCTGATTGGAAATCACCGCAGTATCATTTTATTTTCGGACAGCAATTTTAA
- a CDS encoding isoprenyl transferase: MTASVEILKTEVMDHGNLPKHVAIIMDGNGRWAKSQSKPRIFGHKAGVKSVRRITEIAGELGLETLTLYTFSNENWKRPKLEVSALMNLLLDTITKEVDDLHRNNVRLTVIGDLDSMPKGPRKGMLDGITKTAKNTGLNLNLALNYGSRQEILQAVKTIGRAVELGELKAEDINDETISQNLYTGSIQDPDLLIRTSGEFRLSNFLLWQLAYTEIVVTPVFWPAFEELEFLNAIREYQKRERRYGQVSEQIQT, encoded by the coding sequence ATGACAGCCTCAGTTGAAATATTAAAGACTGAAGTCATGGATCATGGGAATCTTCCAAAACATGTCGCGATCATCATGGATGGAAACGGACGCTGGGCTAAATCACAATCCAAGCCACGCATTTTTGGCCATAAAGCTGGTGTTAAAAGTGTCAGACGGATCACAGAGATAGCAGGAGAACTGGGTCTGGAGACTTTGACTCTGTATACTTTCTCCAACGAAAACTGGAAACGACCCAAGCTTGAAGTTTCTGCCTTAATGAATCTGCTGTTGGATACTATTACCAAAGAAGTGGATGATCTGCACCGTAATAATGTCAGACTGACTGTCATTGGTGATCTGGATTCAATGCCGAAAGGACCCCGCAAGGGAATGCTGGACGGTATAACAAAAACCGCAAAAAATACTGGACTGAATTTGAATCTGGCTTTGAACTATGGTAGTCGCCAGGAAATCCTTCAAGCGGTTAAAACCATTGGCAGGGCTGTGGAACTGGGTGAACTGAAGGCTGAGGATATCAATGATGAGACCATTTCTCAAAACCTTTACACCGGGAGTATCCAGGATCCCGATCTATTGATCCGTACCAGCGGAGAATTCAGGTTGAGCAATTTTCTATTATGGCAATTAGCCTACACCGAGATAGTCGTCACACCAGTATTCTGGCCAGCCTTTGAAGAGCTTGAATTTTTGAATGCTATCAGGGAATATCAAAAAAGGGAAAGAAGATACGGACAAGTTAGTGAACAAATTCAAACTTAG
- a CDS encoding OmpH family outer membrane protein, with the protein MNKATIHLILLLTLSIAAFGQKFGYINSEYILSQFEEFREAQSKLEVEGRKLEKQYYDMAASLDSLQQDYERQKFLMTESNRGAKENEMRRLAEEIQQFQVQKLGPQGEFYQKQQALADPVLQKINTAIKKVGEDGGYDFIFDTVAGNILYAQDKFDLTEKVLKELHK; encoded by the coding sequence TTGAACAAAGCTACAATTCACTTAATATTACTATTAACACTTTCAATCGCTGCTTTTGGGCAGAAATTCGGCTATATAAATTCAGAGTATATCCTCTCTCAGTTTGAAGAGTTTCGCGAAGCACAGAGCAAACTTGAAGTGGAAGGTCGCAAACTGGAAAAACAGTACTACGATATGGCCGCTTCGCTTGATAGCCTGCAACAGGATTACGAGCGTCAGAAATTTCTCATGACTGAAAGTAATCGTGGTGCCAAGGAAAATGAGATGCGTCGTCTCGCTGAGGAAATTCAGCAGTTTCAGGTTCAGAAACTGGGTCCACAGGGTGAATTTTACCAGAAACAACAGGCTTTGGCTGATCCGGTGCTTCAGAAGATTAATACAGCTATCAAAAAAGTTGGCGAAGACGGAGGCTATGATTTTATCTTTGACACCGTGGCCGGTAATATTTTATATGCACAGGATAAATTTGACCTTACTGAGAAAGTTTTGAAGGAACTCCATAAATAG
- a CDS encoding YfhL family 4Fe-4S dicluster ferredoxin produces the protein MSLTITDECINCGACEPECPNEAITEGDEFYEIDPELCTECKGHFDESQCVEVCPVDCIVVGVKETDDVLMARYEKLTG, from the coding sequence ATGTCTCTAACTATTACAGATGAATGCATTAACTGCGGAGCTTGTGAGCCGGAATGTCCAAATGAGGCAATTACGGAAGGCGATGAGTTTTACGAAATTGATCCCGAGCTTTGTACTGAGTGTAAAGGTCATTTTGATGAATCTCAATGTGTTGAGGTTTGCCCGGTAGATTGTATTGTGGTTGGCGTAAAAGAAACGGATGATGTTTTAATGGCTCGCTACGAAAAACTGACTGGCTGA
- the plsY gene encoding glycerol-3-phosphate 1-O-acyltransferase PlsY: protein MFELILLILIAYVVGSTPTSIIVSRLKYKTDIRAHGSGNAGATNVFRTFGWKPALFVTLIDVFKGWLPAYIAGNLNSDSIVFGSNPDALMIMAGFAAVLGHTYTIFAGFKGGKGVGTAAGMLIALFPIALPFCILVFVLTLMTTGIVSLGSMLAAIALPITLFIIEGIIPDSQISLTLRIFALLVPLFIIFTHRSNITRIREGTENRFEKARVFKKKG, encoded by the coding sequence ATGTTTGAACTGATCCTGCTCATTTTGATCGCTTACGTTGTTGGCTCTACACCAACAAGTATTATTGTTTCCAGATTAAAGTATAAAACTGATATCCGGGCGCATGGCTCGGGTAACGCTGGAGCTACCAATGTTTTTCGAACCTTTGGCTGGAAACCGGCCTTGTTTGTCACTCTGATTGATGTTTTCAAAGGTTGGTTACCAGCCTACATTGCCGGAAATCTCAATTCAGATTCGATCGTGTTCGGGAGTAATCCTGATGCCTTAATGATCATGGCCGGCTTTGCCGCTGTCCTTGGTCATACCTACACAATTTTTGCCGGATTTAAGGGTGGTAAGGGTGTGGGGACAGCAGCAGGTATGTTGATCGCCCTCTTCCCCATTGCCTTGCCCTTCTGCATATTGGTCTTTGTCCTAACTCTCATGACCACCGGGATCGTTTCACTGGGAAGCATGTTGGCTGCAATAGCCCTACCAATAACTCTGTTTATCATCGAAGGAATCATTCCGGATTCACAAATATCTTTGACTTTAAGAATTTTTGCGTTGTTAGTACCATTGTTCATCATCTTCACTCACCGCTCCAACATCACACGGATACGGGAAGGCACGGAAAATCGATTTGAAAAGGCTCGGGTATTTAAGAAAAAGGGATAG
- a CDS encoding Mrp/NBP35 family ATP-binding protein, which yields MSQDKLKALLQQVKYPGFSKDVVTFGLIQNVNITDNGVELGVKFSTEKESIRQEILSNIEKVLREGGYEKLSIEIIQTPVQPTAGAQNPKAPPGIPGVKHTIAVASGKGGVGKSTIAANLAAALRKQGHTVGILDLDVFGPSLPITMGIHEVPKVLEGNKLQPIKRYDMSLMSLGFLLTDNAPVIWRGAMVTKMVSQFLFDVEWGALDYLILDLPPGTGDVQLTLVQQVALTGAVIVTTPQDLALKDVERGANMFEKVNTPVLGIIENMSYHVCEKCGHVSQIFSTGGGDKESERLKVPLLAKIPLNEEIMRAGEKGEPLVIHLPESEAAGIFRTVASKIHELMD from the coding sequence ATGAGTCAAGATAAACTTAAAGCCCTCTTACAACAGGTCAAGTACCCTGGTTTCAGTAAAGATGTGGTCACTTTTGGACTTATCCAAAATGTAAATATTACCGATAATGGTGTCGAGCTGGGTGTGAAATTCTCCACAGAAAAAGAAAGTATCCGCCAGGAAATCCTCTCTAATATTGAAAAGGTATTAAGGGAAGGTGGTTACGAAAAGCTAAGCATTGAGATCATTCAGACTCCGGTCCAGCCAACGGCAGGAGCTCAAAATCCCAAAGCGCCCCCTGGTATTCCCGGTGTTAAACACACCATTGCTGTCGCCAGTGGTAAAGGCGGTGTAGGAAAATCAACCATTGCCGCAAATTTGGCAGCAGCTCTGCGTAAGCAAGGACATACTGTTGGGATATTGGATCTGGATGTATTTGGACCAAGCCTACCGATCACCATGGGTATCCATGAAGTTCCCAAGGTGCTTGAAGGCAATAAATTGCAACCCATTAAACGATATGACATGTCACTTATGTCGTTAGGTTTTTTGCTTACCGATAATGCTCCGGTTATCTGGCGTGGTGCCATGGTAACCAAGATGGTTTCACAATTCTTGTTTGATGTAGAGTGGGGTGCCCTGGACTATCTGATCCTTGATTTACCGCCTGGAACCGGTGATGTCCAATTAACCCTGGTTCAGCAAGTTGCTTTAACCGGCGCTGTGATTGTCACAACTCCTCAGGACCTGGCACTGAAAGATGTGGAACGTGGCGCCAACATGTTTGAAAAGGTGAATACACCAGTTCTGGGTATCATCGAAAATATGTCCTATCATGTTTGTGAGAAATGTGGTCATGTATCTCAGATCTTTTCCACGGGTGGTGGTGATAAGGAAAGTGAACGGCTGAAAGTCCCCTTGTTGGCAAAGATTCCCCTGAATGAAGAGATTATGCGGGCCGGGGAAAAGGGTGAGCCGCTGGTTATTCATTTGCCTGAATCAGAAGCCGCAGGAATATTTAGAACGGTTGCCAGCAAGATCCATGAGCTGATGGACTGA
- a CDS encoding iron-sulfur cluster assembly protein: MITSNQVLEALRKVYDPEIPVNLVDLGLIYDVLVDGEVVIIKMTLTAVGCPMYSVIAQNVKEAAEALDGVTECHVEIVWEPRWNPEMISPEGRTALGME, translated from the coding sequence ATGATCACATCAAATCAAGTTTTAGAAGCCCTGCGCAAGGTTTATGACCCGGAAATTCCGGTAAACCTGGTAGATTTGGGTCTTATCTATGATGTTCTGGTTGACGGAGAAGTGGTAATCATTAAAATGACCCTTACCGCAGTGGGTTGTCCCATGTATTCAGTGATCGCACAAAATGTTAAAGAAGCTGCTGAAGCTCTTGATGGTGTTACAGAATGTCATGTGGAAATAGTCTGGGAGCCACGTTGGAATCCCGAAATGATCAGTCCGGAAGGGCGTACTGCCCTTGGCATGGAATAG
- a CDS encoding DegV family protein — MKIAYLDGIRLYRVLYAGIQTLLDEEDYLNKINVFPVPDGDTGTNMAFTLMGIIEHIQPHNRTALNKLSQLVAEAALNNARGNSGVIMAQFFQGLSTGLTSFTEVNTIQFAKASKIAVDEAYTALMEPIEGTILSVLRAWSNSLTKAAETKADFLEVWRISTDAAQKALEHTPEQLKILKEAGVVDAAGQGFLNILTGVMSFLDTGNIRSLPKIETEFSAVALEMNDQIINNLVYPFCTECIVVREGLSRDQLNKTLQAMGDSIVIAGSMHRIKIHIHTDDPGKLFETLSQFGEIQQEKVDDMREQHKSIRANKQIALVVDSTCDLPPEVQEKYHLHVVPVRLNFGKKQFIDRVTITNEDFYRRLAESKDHPQSSQPPPADFRRMYQFLSSHYQSVISLHLPQVLSGTLQNASAAIEHVKFKQNSILLDSLSISAGTGVIALEAAEAIEADLDFQEVVNRIKHSIQKTEIFIGLKTLDAVLRGGRLSLNKKRIIDFLRLNLILTVTKDGFLKPCGATWGRNNIFAKFEKFVLKKAKGRSIKRIGIVHGMNPEIAEQYRESFKMFFPDAYVFVTDFCPALGVHGGVGAVGIALQFH, encoded by the coding sequence ATGAAAATTGCCTATCTTGATGGTATCAGATTATACCGGGTTCTATATGCTGGTATTCAAACCCTGCTTGACGAGGAGGACTATCTCAATAAGATCAACGTCTTCCCGGTTCCAGATGGAGATACTGGTACCAATATGGCCTTTACACTGATGGGGATCATCGAACATATTCAACCCCATAACCGAACCGCTCTAAATAAATTGAGCCAGCTTGTTGCTGAAGCTGCTCTAAACAATGCCAGGGGAAATTCTGGTGTGATAATGGCACAATTCTTCCAGGGGCTAAGTACGGGATTAACGTCATTCACAGAAGTTAACACAATTCAATTTGCCAAAGCCTCCAAAATCGCAGTCGATGAAGCATATACTGCCCTGATGGAACCAATAGAAGGCACCATTCTTTCAGTACTACGGGCGTGGAGCAATAGCTTAACGAAAGCCGCAGAAACCAAAGCCGACTTTCTAGAGGTCTGGAGAATATCCACTGATGCAGCGCAAAAAGCCTTAGAACATACACCTGAACAATTGAAGATACTTAAAGAGGCTGGAGTGGTGGATGCGGCCGGTCAGGGATTTCTGAATATTCTTACGGGAGTGATGTCATTCCTGGATACAGGTAATATCAGGAGCCTTCCCAAGATCGAAACAGAATTTTCAGCGGTGGCTCTGGAAATGAACGACCAGATCATCAACAATCTGGTCTATCCCTTTTGTACCGAATGCATAGTTGTCCGTGAAGGTCTTTCTCGTGATCAACTCAATAAAACACTGCAAGCCATGGGGGACAGTATTGTGATCGCCGGATCTATGCATCGGATCAAGATTCATATCCACACTGATGATCCAGGAAAACTTTTTGAGACACTTTCTCAATTTGGCGAGATCCAGCAGGAAAAAGTTGACGATATGCGTGAACAACATAAAAGTATTCGTGCCAATAAGCAGATAGCTCTGGTGGTAGATTCTACTTGTGATCTACCCCCTGAAGTACAGGAGAAATATCATCTCCATGTTGTGCCTGTCAGATTGAATTTTGGCAAGAAACAGTTTATTGATCGGGTAACCATAACCAATGAAGACTTTTATCGACGCCTGGCAGAATCCAAAGATCATCCACAATCATCACAACCACCACCGGCTGATTTCCGCAGGATGTATCAATTTTTATCATCACACTATCAATCGGTGATCTCTCTGCACCTGCCACAAGTTTTGAGCGGAACCTTGCAAAATGCGAGTGCAGCCATTGAGCATGTTAAATTTAAGCAAAACTCAATCCTGCTGGATTCCTTATCGATCTCTGCCGGAACCGGTGTGATTGCCTTGGAAGCAGCTGAAGCCATTGAAGCAGATCTGGATTTCCAGGAGGTTGTTAACAGGATAAAACACTCCATTCAGAAAACCGAGATATTTATTGGATTGAAGACCCTAGACGCAGTTTTGCGGGGTGGACGGCTAAGCCTGAACAAGAAACGGATCATTGATTTTTTACGCCTGAATCTGATCCTGACCGTTACGAAAGATGGTTTTTTGAAACCATGCGGTGCAACCTGGGGAAGAAATAATATTTTTGCGAAATTTGAGAAATTCGTTCTAAAAAAAGCTAAAGGGCGTTCGATAAAACGTATCGGGATCGTCCATGGAATGAATCCTGAGATCGCTGAACAGTATCGGGAGTCCTTTAAAATGTTCTTCCCGGATGCTTATGTTTTTGTTACAGATTTCTGTCCAGCTCTTGGCGTTCACGGAGGTGTAGGAGCAGTTGGTATAGCTTTACAATTCCATTAG